A part of Prevotella melaninogenica genomic DNA contains:
- a CDS encoding MutS-related protein: MNRKLTDLYQHKAEETSKTLVSLRNRSRVFILTEIGSFLVAIGFVVLYTLLHNAAWTLFCALAALLFYLYIRHRDVLNDRKIKTAEALQRVYQNEIDYLNGNFSGFEAGEQYVNPQHPYTFDMDVFGIGSLFQRMNRTISTGGSDQLAACLSTEWGGAKREELVGQIRQRMVSIDELGKEETFLSEFKSLGVKGRINTEEVLKALTDVHRQSFPKFFHSSLLRYFCYANLLGFYVSIVLSVVGLVPFLLPVWWGIFNFMFSFLCGHKHMRVISELIAKVHTQVDGYLQVLKLINTIEFKSVELQALKEKLSGAEESFEKLELILQKIDNRSNEVGVFVFNSFALIDITIVRLFLRWQHTYEQRTNEWIDSLNLFDALVSMGNFRLNEDRAVQAEISEENKVVYEAKDLYHPFLAEKAVSNDFNILDHEYYIITGANMAGKSTFLRSLGINYLLAMNGLPVFAKQLKVSVFHLFTSMRTTDDLTHGISYFNAELLRLKKLLGSLRDDVPSLIILDEILKGTNSLDKLNGSRLFLQYIAERNVTGVIATHDLELSKMEEEYAGRFHNYCFEIELGENITYSYKITKGVARNQNATFLLKGILNPNCI, from the coding sequence ATGAACAGAAAATTGACTGATTTGTATCAGCATAAGGCAGAAGAGACGAGCAAAACACTCGTCTCTCTCCGTAACCGTAGTCGTGTTTTTATCCTGACAGAAATCGGTTCTTTTTTGGTAGCTATTGGTTTTGTAGTTCTCTACACCTTATTGCATAATGCAGCTTGGACGCTTTTCTGTGCCTTAGCTGCATTATTGTTTTATCTTTACATTCGTCATCGTGACGTGCTGAACGACCGAAAGATAAAGACGGCAGAGGCTCTGCAGCGAGTTTATCAGAATGAGATAGACTATCTAAATGGCAACTTCTCAGGCTTTGAAGCTGGCGAACAATATGTTAATCCGCAACATCCTTACACCTTTGATATGGATGTCTTTGGTATAGGTTCTCTGTTTCAAAGGATGAACCGCACTATCTCAACTGGTGGTAGTGACCAGTTGGCAGCCTGTCTGTCTACGGAATGGGGAGGTGCAAAGAGGGAGGAACTTGTTGGGCAGATACGTCAACGAATGGTTTCCATAGACGAGTTGGGTAAGGAGGAAACTTTCCTTTCTGAATTCAAGTCTTTGGGCGTAAAGGGGCGTATTAATACAGAAGAGGTTTTGAAGGCATTGACGGATGTTCATCGCCAAAGCTTTCCAAAGTTCTTCCATAGCTCTCTTTTACGTTATTTCTGTTATGCCAATTTACTTGGTTTCTATGTGAGTATCGTGCTTTCCGTTGTGGGATTGGTTCCTTTCCTATTGCCTGTATGGTGGGGAATATTTAACTTTATGTTCTCTTTCCTTTGTGGACATAAGCACATGCGTGTCATTTCTGAGTTGATAGCAAAGGTACACACACAGGTAGATGGTTACTTGCAAGTACTAAAGTTGATTAATACGATTGAGTTTAAGTCTGTTGAACTTCAAGCGTTGAAAGAAAAACTTTCGGGTGCGGAAGAATCTTTTGAGAAGTTAGAACTTATCTTACAAAAGATTGATAACAGAAGTAACGAGGTCGGAGTCTTTGTCTTCAATAGCTTTGCTTTGATTGACATTACTATCGTAAGACTCTTCCTTCGCTGGCAGCATACGTATGAACAGCGTACGAACGAGTGGATTGATAGTCTGAATCTCTTTGATGCTTTGGTGTCAATGGGTAACTTCCGACTGAATGAAGACAGGGCTGTACAGGCAGAGATCAGCGAGGAGAATAAGGTGGTTTATGAAGCGAAAGACCTTTATCATCCCTTCCTTGCCGAGAAGGCTGTGTCGAATGATTTTAATATCCTCGACCATGAATATTATATTATCACGGGCGCGAATATGGCAGGTAAGAGTACCTTCCTACGCTCCTTGGGTATAAATTATCTCTTGGCGATGAATGGTTTGCCGGTCTTTGCTAAGCAGTTGAAGGTCTCAGTATTCCATCTCTTTACGAGTATGCGCACGACGGACGACCTTACGCATGGCATCTCTTATTTCAATGCTGAGTTGCTTCGTTTGAAGAAGTTGTTAGGCTCGTTGCGTGATGATGTGCCAAGTCTGATTATTTTGGACGAGATTTTGAAGGGAACAAACTCTCTCGATAAGTTGAATGGCTCTCGTCTTTTCTTGCAATATATTGCCGAACGCAATGTAACAGGCGTTATTGCTACTCACGACCTTGAACTTTCAAAGATGGAAGAGGAATACGCAGGGCGTTTTCATAACTATTGTTTTGAAATAGAATTGGGTGAGAATATCACTTATTCGTACAAGATTACGAAAGGGGTAGCACGCAATCAGAATGCGACATTCTTGTTGAAAGGAATCCTGAATCCTAATTGTATTTGA
- a CDS encoding RidA family protein, with translation MQALHTDKAPAAVGPYSQAIEANGFIFASGQLPIDPATNAFAEGGVKEQTRQSLTNARNVLASAGVDLSHVVKTTVFLSDMENFAAMNEVYAEFFKEPYPARSAFAVKALPKGALVEVECIAVK, from the coding sequence ATGCAAGCATTACACACAGACAAGGCACCTGCAGCAGTAGGTCCTTACAGTCAGGCTATCGAAGCCAATGGTTTCATCTTCGCATCTGGTCAGCTTCCTATTGACCCGGCTACTAATGCATTTGCAGAGGGTGGCGTGAAGGAACAAACTCGCCAGTCGCTCACTAACGCACGCAACGTGTTGGCTTCTGCAGGTGTAGACCTGTCTCATGTTGTCAAGACAACAGTATTCCTTTCTGATATGGAGAACTTCGCAGCGATGAATGAAGTTTATGCCGAGTTCTTCAAGGAGCCTTATCCAGCTCGTTCAGCATTCGCTGTAAAGGCTTTGCCAAAGGGCGCACTTGTTGAGGTTGAGTGCATTGCTGTGAAGTAA
- a CDS encoding NAD(P)H-hydrate dehydratase, which produces MKIFTSAQIHELDRYTIEHEPIKSIDLMERAAKAITRAIMEEWSIHTPIVVFAGPGNNGGDALAVARLLTNEGYKVSTFLFNISNHLSEDCVTNRQRLLDSKHAKDFTEITAKFDPPELTAETLVIDGLFGSGLNKPLAGGFASLVKYINQSPAKTVSIDVPSGLMTEDNTYNVRANIIHATLTLTLHERKLSFLFADAQQFIGRLKVLDIRLSQEFIRKTEAQYYILEENDIRSRLLHRDDFSHKGDMGNALIIAGSYGMSGAAILATRACLRSGVGKVTVHTPKKNYDIMQISVPEAILQIDHEETAFTEAVDTDDFDALAIGPGLGRQEPTATAMITQIRRAQCPIVTDADALNILASHRAWMQQLPKGIIMTPHAKELDRLTGSPANADFERLHRARELAKSLQAYIILKGHNSALCLPTGNVIFNSTGNSGMATAGSGDVLTGIITALLARGYNQQNACMVGMYLHGLAGDLAVKDLGKESLVAGDIINYLPKAFKLLDD; this is translated from the coding sequence ATGAAGATATTTACAAGTGCCCAGATTCACGAACTGGACAGATACACCATAGAACACGAACCTATCAAGTCGATTGACTTGATGGAACGTGCAGCAAAAGCCATTACCCGTGCTATCATGGAGGAATGGTCTATACATACGCCAATTGTTGTCTTTGCAGGACCTGGCAACAATGGCGGTGATGCCCTCGCTGTGGCACGTTTGCTGACAAACGAAGGCTATAAGGTGAGTACCTTCCTTTTTAATATCAGCAATCATCTATCAGAAGATTGTGTGACAAATCGTCAACGTCTGCTCGATAGCAAACATGCAAAGGATTTCACAGAAATCACAGCAAAGTTTGATCCACCTGAGTTGACTGCCGAAACATTGGTCATTGATGGCTTGTTTGGTTCTGGACTTAACAAGCCATTGGCGGGTGGCTTTGCTTCTTTAGTGAAATATATCAATCAAAGTCCTGCAAAGACTGTGAGTATTGATGTCCCTTCTGGTCTGATGACTGAGGACAACACGTATAACGTACGTGCAAATATCATTCATGCTACCCTCACATTAACCCTCCACGAACGGAAACTATCCTTCCTTTTCGCTGATGCACAGCAGTTCATTGGTAGACTGAAAGTACTCGATATTCGTCTAAGTCAAGAGTTTATCAGAAAGACCGAGGCACAATATTACATCTTAGAAGAGAACGATATTCGCTCACGTCTACTCCATCGTGATGACTTCTCACACAAAGGAGACATGGGCAACGCCCTTATCATTGCTGGTAGTTATGGTATGTCAGGTGCTGCAATATTAGCTACACGTGCCTGTTTGCGCAGTGGTGTGGGTAAGGTAACAGTGCATACGCCGAAAAAGAACTATGACATCATGCAGATTTCTGTTCCTGAAGCTATCTTGCAGATAGACCATGAGGAGACGGCCTTCACTGAAGCGGTTGATACAGATGATTTCGATGCACTTGCAATAGGTCCTGGATTAGGCAGACAGGAGCCTACTGCCACAGCGATGATAACGCAGATAAGACGCGCACAATGTCCTATTGTTACCGATGCTGATGCCCTTAATATTCTTGCAAGCCATCGCGCATGGATGCAACAACTACCAAAGGGAATCATTATGACGCCTCACGCAAAGGAACTCGACCGTCTTACAGGCTCACCTGCCAATGCTGACTTCGAGCGTCTTCATCGTGCAAGAGAATTGGCAAAGTCCTTACAAGCTTATATCATATTGAAGGGACACAACAGCGCACTCTGTCTGCCTACTGGTAATGTTATCTTTAACTCAACAGGTAACAGCGGCATGGCAACAGCTGGTAGTGGTGATGTTCTCACAGGAATCATCACAGCCCTCCTTGCTCGTGGTTATAATCAGCAGAATGCTTGCATGGTTGGCATGTACCTCCATGGGCTTGCTGGCGATTTAGCAGTCAAGGACTTAGGCAAAGAGAGTCTCGTTGCTGGAGATATCATTAACTATCTCCCTAAGGCTTTCAAACTTTTGGACGATTAA
- the obgE gene encoding GTPase ObgE, with protein sequence MADSNFVDYVKIYCRSGKGGRGSMHLRHVKYNPNGGPDGGDGGKGGSVYLRGNHNYWTLLHLKFQRHIYAEHGGNGGRDKCHGTDGKDIYIDVPCGTVAYDAETGKYVCDVMHDGQTVLLLKGGRGGLGNFQFRTATNQAPRYAQPGEPMQEMTVILELKLLADVGLVGFPNAGKSTLLSTLSSAKPKIANYPFTTMEPSLGIVSYRDNQSFVMADIPGIIEGASEGKGLGLRFLRHIERNSLLLFMVPGDTDDIKREYEVLLNELQQFNPEMLDKHRVLAVTKCDLLDDELIEMLRETLPTDLPVVFISAVTGQGIDELKDVLWKELNAESNKLQSILSEDTLVHRDKDMSRFAAELEAEDADIDDVEEVGIDDLDEVEDLEDFEYTND encoded by the coding sequence ATGGCTGATTCAAATTTTGTTGATTATGTAAAGATATACTGCCGCTCTGGTAAGGGTGGTAGAGGTTCCATGCACCTTCGTCATGTGAAGTATAACCCTAATGGCGGACCAGATGGTGGCGATGGCGGTAAGGGTGGAAGTGTTTACTTACGTGGTAACCACAATTATTGGACGCTGTTGCACTTGAAGTTTCAGCGTCATATCTATGCGGAACATGGAGGTAATGGCGGTCGTGATAAGTGTCATGGTACGGATGGAAAGGATATTTATATTGATGTTCCTTGTGGTACTGTTGCCTATGATGCTGAAACGGGTAAGTATGTCTGCGATGTTATGCACGACGGACAGACGGTATTGTTGTTGAAAGGTGGACGTGGCGGATTGGGCAATTTCCAGTTCCGTACGGCTACGAATCAAGCTCCACGTTATGCACAACCGGGTGAGCCGATGCAGGAGATGACTGTTATTCTTGAGTTGAAGCTGTTAGCCGATGTCGGTCTGGTGGGTTTCCCGAATGCGGGCAAGTCAACTTTGTTGTCTACGCTTTCAAGTGCAAAGCCAAAGATTGCCAACTATCCATTCACCACGATGGAACCATCGTTGGGTATTGTTAGCTATCGTGACAATCAAAGTTTCGTGATGGCGGATATTCCTGGTATCATTGAGGGTGCCAGTGAAGGTAAGGGACTCGGCTTACGTTTCCTCCGTCATATTGAGCGAAACTCCCTTCTGCTCTTTATGGTACCAGGAGACACCGACGATATCAAGCGTGAATATGAGGTGTTACTAAACGAATTGCAGCAGTTTAATCCAGAGATGCTCGACAAACATCGTGTCTTAGCGGTGACAAAATGCGACCTACTTGATGACGAACTCATTGAGATGCTGCGTGAAACGTTGCCAACAGACCTTCCTGTTGTCTTCATATCTGCTGTTACAGGACAAGGAATTGACGAGTTGAAAGATGTTCTTTGGAAGGAACTTAATGCAGAGAGCAATAAGTTGCAGAGCATCTTATCAGAGGATACGCTTGTTCATCGTGACAAGGATATGTCACGTTTTGCAGCTGAGTTGGAGGCAGAAGATGCTGATATTGATGATGTTGAAGAGGTAGGTATTGACGACTTGGATGAGGTAGAAGACCTTGAAGATTTTGAATACACGAATGATTAA
- the hpt gene encoding hypoxanthine phosphoribosyltransferase, whose product MSRVTIKDKTFETSIPEAEILERVKLVADRINKDFEGKTPLFLAVLNGSFMFASDLMKQITIPCEISFVKLASYQGVTSTGTIKEIIGLNEDIRGREVIIVEDIVDTGATMKRMLETLGTREPAGLHIATLLLKPGKLTVPLNIEYAAMEIPNDFIVGYGLDYDQQGRNLRDIYTLVQE is encoded by the coding sequence ATGAGTCGAGTAACAATTAAGGACAAAACGTTTGAGACTTCTATTCCTGAAGCCGAGATTTTGGAGAGGGTAAAGCTGGTAGCTGACCGTATAAACAAGGATTTTGAAGGTAAGACTCCACTCTTTCTTGCGGTGCTGAACGGTTCATTCATGTTTGCTTCTGACTTGATGAAGCAGATCACCATTCCTTGTGAGATATCTTTTGTTAAGTTGGCTTCTTATCAAGGTGTTACCTCAACTGGAACTATCAAGGAGATTATCGGTTTGAACGAGGATATCCGTGGTAGAGAGGTTATTATTGTTGAGGATATTGTGGACACTGGTGCAACAATGAAGCGTATGCTCGAAACATTGGGAACACGTGAGCCAGCAGGCTTGCATATCGCTACCTTACTGTTAAAGCCAGGTAAGTTGACAGTACCTTTGAATATTGAATATGCTGCAATGGAGATACCAAACGATTTCATTGTTGGATATGGACTTGACTATGACCAGCAGGGTCGCAACTTACGAGATATTTATACTTTAGTACAAGAATAA
- the rplS gene encoding 50S ribosomal protein L19: MDLIKVAEEAFATGKQFPEFKAGDTITVAYKIVEGNKQRIQLYRGVVIKISGHGEKKRFTVRKMSGTIGVERIFPIESPNIDSIEVNKRGKVRRAKLYYLRELTGKAARIKEKRTVVAEK, encoded by the coding sequence ATGGATTTAATTAAAGTTGCTGAAGAAGCATTTGCAACCGGCAAGCAGTTCCCAGAGTTCAAGGCTGGTGACACTATTACTGTCGCTTACAAAATCGTCGAGGGTAACAAACAGCGTATTCAGCTTTACCGTGGCGTAGTTATCAAGATTTCTGGTCATGGTGAGAAGAAGCGTTTCACAGTTCGTAAGATGTCAGGCACCATTGGTGTTGAGCGTATCTTCCCAATCGAGTCACCAAACATCGATTCTATCGAGGTGAACAAGCGTGGTAAGGTTCGTCGTGCGAAACTCTACTACCTCCGTGAACTCACAGGTAAGGCTGCACGCATCAAGGAGAAGAGAACTGTTGTTGCAGAGAAGTAA
- a CDS encoding adenylate kinase, with protein sequence MKNIVIFGAPGAGKGTQSDKMIEKYGFGHISTGDVLRNEIKNGTELGKTAKGYIDNGQLIPDELMIDILASVYDSFGKEHKGVIFDGFPRTIPQAEALKKMLAERGHSVAAMVELFVPEDELMKRLLLRGQQSGRSDDNEETIKKRLNVYSNQTSPLIDWYKGEKIHHHVEGLGTVEEIFARIESVIDSL encoded by the coding sequence ATGAAGAATATTGTAATTTTCGGTGCGCCAGGTGCTGGTAAAGGTACTCAGAGCGACAAGATGATTGAGAAGTATGGCTTCGGTCATATCTCAACCGGTGACGTACTTCGTAACGAGATTAAGAATGGTACGGAACTTGGTAAGACTGCAAAAGGATACATTGACAATGGTCAGCTCATTCCTGATGAGTTGATGATAGATATTCTTGCAAGCGTATACGATAGCTTTGGCAAGGAACATAAGGGTGTTATCTTTGATGGTTTCCCACGTACTATCCCACAAGCAGAGGCTTTGAAGAAGATGTTGGCTGAGCGTGGTCACAGCGTAGCGGCTATGGTTGAACTCTTTGTCCCTGAGGATGAGTTGATGAAGCGTCTGCTTCTTCGTGGACAGCAGAGTGGTCGTTCTGATGACAATGAGGAGACAATTAAGAAGCGTCTCAATGTTTACAGCAACCAGACTTCTCCATTAATTGATTGGTATAAGGGTGAGAAGATTCATCATCATGTTGAAGGTCTCGGTACAGTTGAAGAAATCTTTGCACGTATTGAGTCTGTTATTGACAGTCTTTAA
- a CDS encoding class II fructose-bisphosphate aldolase, whose protein sequence is MVDYKKLGLVNTREMFKRAIDGGYAIPAFNFNNLEQLQAIIKASSDLKSPVILQVSKGARKYANQTLLRYLAEGAVEYAKELGCHHPEIVLHLDHGDSFETCKSCVDFGFSSVMIDGSALPYEENIALTKKVVEYAHQFDVTVEAELGVLAGVEDDVVAEVSHYTKPEEVVDFATRTGCDSLAISIGTSHGAYKFTPEQCTRDPKTGRLIPPPLAFDVLAAIEKQLPGFPIVLHGSSSVPQEYVDIINEHGGKLPNAVGIPEEQLRQAAKSAVCKINIDSDSRLAFTAGVRQTFDEHPEYFDPRQYCGKAREYMEDLYKHKITDVLGSENKLANLD, encoded by the coding sequence ATGGTAGATTACAAGAAATTAGGTCTCGTGAACACTCGTGAGATGTTCAAGAGAGCAATTGACGGTGGTTACGCTATTCCAGCGTTCAACTTCAATAACCTTGAGCAGCTTCAGGCTATCATCAAGGCTTCTTCTGATTTGAAGTCACCAGTTATCCTTCAGGTATCTAAGGGTGCCCGCAAGTATGCTAACCAGACTCTTCTCCGTTACCTCGCTGAGGGTGCAGTAGAGTATGCAAAGGAGTTGGGTTGCCATCATCCTGAGATTGTTCTTCACCTTGATCACGGTGATAGCTTCGAGACTTGCAAGAGCTGTGTAGACTTCGGTTTCTCTTCTGTAATGATTGATGGTTCTGCTCTTCCATACGAAGAGAATATCGCTTTGACTAAGAAGGTTGTTGAGTATGCTCATCAGTTCGACGTAACTGTTGAGGCTGAACTCGGTGTTCTCGCTGGTGTTGAGGATGACGTAGTAGCTGAGGTTTCTCACTACACAAAGCCAGAGGAGGTTGTTGACTTCGCTACTCGTACAGGTTGCGACTCTTTGGCTATCTCAATCGGTACTTCTCACGGTGCTTACAAGTTCACTCCAGAGCAGTGTACACGTGACCCAAAGACTGGTCGTTTGATCCCTCCTCCATTGGCATTCGATGTTCTCGCAGCTATCGAGAAGCAGCTCCCAGGTTTCCCAATCGTTCTCCATGGTTCTTCTTCAGTTCCTCAGGAGTATGTTGATATCATCAACGAACATGGTGGTAAGTTGCCTAACGCTGTTGGTATTCCAGAGGAGCAGCTTCGTCAGGCTGCTAAGAGTGCTGTTTGCAAGATTAACATTGATTCTGACTCTCGTCTTGCATTCACCGCAGGTGTTCGCCAGACATTTGATGAGCACCCAGAGTACTTCGACCCACGCCAGTACTGCGGTAAGGCTCGTGAATACATGGAGGATCTTTACAAGCATAAGATTACAGACGTTCTTGGTTCTGAGAACAAACTTGCTAACCTCGACTAA
- a CDS encoding acid phosphatase, with the protein MKKSLFVSIVMLFVGMTINAQDYKKQSFIPEADMPDAGIYLPAPPDTASFQFDYDFRQYWWGRKMRENKERAAQAKFDANFDVDSVLVGFAPSFGLLITPEKTPETYKLMCMIGIDGNHAVDRAKAKYMRKRPFAQFHEHTLQPQFEAELINNGSYPSGHTCRGWIFGLTLTELNPSRGNEIMKHAYEYGQSRVICGYHYQSDVDAGRLCASVGFAAVQSSDAFQKQMAKAKKEIAKVLATNKH; encoded by the coding sequence ATGAAAAAGAGTTTGTTCGTTAGCATCGTTATGCTGTTCGTTGGCATGACTATCAATGCTCAGGACTACAAGAAGCAGTCATTCATTCCAGAGGCTGATATGCCTGATGCAGGTATTTACCTCCCTGCCCCACCTGACACAGCATCCTTCCAATTCGATTATGACTTCCGTCAGTATTGGTGGGGTCGAAAGATGAGAGAGAACAAAGAACGTGCTGCACAAGCAAAGTTTGACGCCAACTTCGACGTTGATTCTGTTCTCGTAGGCTTTGCTCCTTCTTTTGGTTTGCTTATCACACCAGAGAAGACACCAGAGACCTACAAACTCATGTGCATGATAGGTATTGATGGAAACCATGCTGTTGACCGTGCTAAAGCAAAATATATGCGTAAACGTCCGTTTGCACAGTTCCACGAGCATACACTTCAACCTCAATTTGAGGCAGAGTTGATTAACAACGGCTCTTATCCTTCAGGTCATACCTGTCGCGGTTGGATCTTCGGATTGACTTTGACAGAGCTGAATCCATCACGCGGTAACGAGATTATGAAACATGCTTACGAGTATGGTCAGAGCCGAGTAATCTGTGGTTATCACTATCAGAGCGATGTCGATGCTGGTCGTCTTTGCGCAAGCGTAGGCTTTGCTGCCGTACAATCATCTGATGCTTTCCAAAAGCAAATGGCAAAGGCTAAGAAAGAGATAGCTAAGGTGCTTGCAACAAATAAGCATTAA
- a CDS encoding phosphoribosylaminoimidazolecarboxamide formyltransferase, with product MKELALKYGCNPNQKPSRIYMEEGELPITVLSGRPGYINFLDALNSWQLVKELKAATGLPAAASFKHVSPAGAAVGLPLSDTLKKIYFVDDVDFELTPLASAYARARGADRMCSYGDFCALSDTCDKETALLIKREVSDGVIAPDYTPEALEILKDKRKGAYNVIKIDPNYVPAPIEKKQVFGITFEQGRNEVKLDDPALFENIPTKNKTFTEDAKRDLIISLITLKYTQSNSVCYVKDGQAIGIGAGQQSRIHCTRLAGSKADEWWLRQCPKVMNLPFKKNIRRADRDNTINIYISDEYADVLQDGVWQQFFTERPEPLTREERKEWIAKNTGVALGSDAFFPFGDNIERAHKSGVEYIAQAGGSIRDDHVIDTCDKYNIAMAFTGVRLFHH from the coding sequence ATGAAAGAATTAGCTCTTAAGTACGGATGCAATCCGAACCAAAAGCCTTCACGTATCTATATGGAGGAAGGCGAACTCCCAATCACAGTTCTCAGTGGTCGTCCTGGCTACATTAACTTTCTTGATGCGCTCAACAGCTGGCAACTCGTTAAAGAGCTGAAGGCGGCTACGGGTCTACCTGCAGCTGCATCGTTCAAGCATGTCAGCCCAGCTGGTGCTGCAGTAGGTCTTCCTTTGAGTGATACACTCAAGAAGATTTACTTCGTCGATGATGTTGACTTCGAGCTTACACCGCTTGCCAGTGCTTACGCTCGTGCTCGTGGAGCTGACCGTATGTGTTCTTATGGCGACTTCTGTGCGCTCAGCGACACCTGTGATAAGGAGACTGCATTGCTGATCAAGCGTGAAGTTAGCGATGGTGTTATCGCACCTGACTATACTCCAGAGGCTTTAGAAATTCTTAAGGATAAGCGTAAGGGTGCATACAATGTCATTAAGATTGACCCTAACTATGTGCCTGCTCCTATCGAGAAGAAGCAAGTGTTCGGCATTACCTTTGAACAGGGCCGCAACGAGGTGAAGCTTGATGACCCAGCACTCTTCGAGAATATCCCTACCAAGAACAAGACATTCACTGAGGATGCTAAGCGTGACCTCATCATTTCGTTGATTACATTGAAGTACACACAGAGTAATTCTGTTTGCTATGTGAAGGACGGACAAGCCATTGGTATTGGTGCTGGACAGCAGAGTCGCATCCACTGCACCCGCTTAGCTGGTAGCAAGGCTGACGAATGGTGGCTGCGCCAGTGTCCAAAGGTTATGAACCTCCCATTCAAGAAGAATATCCGTCGTGCTGATAGAGATAACACAATAAACATCTATATCTCTGATGAGTATGCAGATGTACTGCAGGATGGTGTATGGCAACAATTCTTCACAGAACGTCCAGAGCCTCTGACACGTGAAGAACGCAAGGAATGGATTGCCAAGAACACAGGTGTTGCACTCGGTTCTGATGCTTTCTTCCCATTTGGCGACAACATTGAGCGTGCGCATAAGAGCGGTGTAGAATATATAGCACAGGCAGGTGGAAGTATTCGTGACGACCATGTTATTGACACTTGCGACAAGTACAACATCGCAATGGCATTTACAGGCGTTCGTTTATTCCATCATTAA
- a CDS encoding Cof-type HAD-IIB family hydrolase codes for MKYKMIVLDLDGTLTNDKKEITPRTKEALMQAQAAGVHVVLASGRPTYGIVPLAEELKLKENGGFILAFNGGKIIDCTNNEVLFEQKLDEQLVPLLYQEAKQAGMEILTYQGEGIATTNKNDKYVEHEAFINKMPIVQYDDFLNQLVYPINKCLIVGDPTPLHELEIRLAKELEGKMEVYRSADFFLECVPLGIDKARSLDRLISTLGIQREEVIACGDGYNDLSMIRFAGLGVAMANAAKDIQSEADFVTLSNEEDGVAHVVERFILSLEKVN; via the coding sequence ATGAAGTATAAGATGATTGTGCTCGACTTGGACGGCACATTGACTAATGATAAAAAGGAAATAACCCCACGTACAAAAGAAGCCCTTATGCAGGCACAAGCCGCAGGAGTGCACGTCGTACTGGCATCTGGGCGTCCTACCTATGGAATAGTCCCTTTAGCAGAAGAGCTGAAACTAAAAGAAAATGGCGGTTTCATCCTCGCTTTCAATGGCGGAAAGATTATTGATTGCACTAACAACGAAGTTCTTTTCGAGCAAAAGCTGGACGAGCAGCTCGTTCCCCTACTTTATCAAGAGGCTAAGCAAGCGGGTATGGAAATCCTAACCTACCAAGGCGAAGGCATTGCTACTACGAATAAAAATGACAAATACGTAGAACATGAAGCTTTCATCAATAAGATGCCCATCGTGCAATATGATGATTTCCTCAACCAATTGGTCTATCCTATCAATAAATGTCTGATTGTTGGTGACCCTACCCCACTTCACGAGTTGGAGATAAGATTAGCCAAAGAGTTGGAAGGAAAGATGGAAGTATATCGTTCTGCCGACTTCTTCCTTGAATGCGTACCACTCGGTATCGACAAAGCACGCTCCCTTGACCGTCTTATCTCTACACTCGGTATTCAACGGGAAGAGGTGATAGCCTGTGGTGACGGCTATAACGACCTCAGTATGATTCGCTTTGCAGGACTTGGTGTGGCTATGGCAAACGCAGCAAAAGACATTCAGAGCGAGGCAGACTTCGTTACCCTATCAAATGAAGAAGATGGTGTCGCACACGTCGTTGAACGTTTTATCCTTTCTTTAGAGAAAGTCAATTAA